The Undibacterium cyanobacteriorum genomic sequence CAACCCTATACAAAAGAAATTTTGCACGAAATTGGGCTCGCACTTAATGAGGTTCCAAACAAGATAAGCCTGTCAGGGCATACTGATGCAGCGCCATATGGACATGGAGAAAAAGGATATAGCAACTGGGAATTGTCGGCGGATCGTGCTAATGCCTCGCGTCGTGAGTTGATTTATGGCGGCATGGATGAAACAAAAGTTTTACGCATTGTAGGTCTTTCCTCGTCAGTTTTGTTCGATAAAAACGATCCGCTAAATCCGATTAATCGACGCATTAGCATTATCGTGATGAATAAGAAAGCAGAACAATCTGCGACGCAAGATGGTGGTGAGATAGAAGTTGGAAAACAAGTTGATGTGATAGCTGAACCTAAAAAGTAAAGTAATTTGATTTGTGCACAAAAGATTGCAACTGTAATGTTGCAGAATGGGATGCTAAAGATGTCAAACAAACAGATGCTGGGATCTCGGGTGAAGGAATTGCTGGCTGGCGTTTCCGATCATGGCGTGGATCATTTGGTCGAAGTTGAAACTGACCTTGTCCAGACAACGCTTTTATTGGCTGAGGCAATCGAAAAATTAGGGGCAAATTTTCTCGATTTGCACGGTTCTTTGACGGCTCAAGAAGAGCATATTAAAGAAATCGTTAGTGCTGGGAAAGTGCCGCCTGAAAGTGTTGAGAAACTGGCGCAGATACAGGCGGATATCGCGCTACATATTAATCGAGCGGTCACTAGTTTGCAGTTTCAAGACCTCACTAGTCAGCTTATATCGCGCACTGTTCAGCGAAGTGCGGGGCTGCGTGAACTGCTGTCTACACTGGATTCGGGAAATTCAATTCCACACGACGGTGAAACCGAGGAAATTGCAGGAGTGCTCTCTGAAATCACAGAGCGCTTACAGAGACAGAGTATTGAATTAAAAAGTTTGTTGCGAAAGACAGTGAATCAGCAGCATCTTGATAGTGGTGATATTGAATTATTTTGATATGT encodes the following:
- a CDS encoding chemotaxis protein, whose product is MSNKQMLGSRVKELLAGVSDHGVDHLVEVETDLVQTTLLLAEAIEKLGANFLDLHGSLTAQEEHIKEIVSAGKVPPESVEKLAQIQADIALHINRAVTSLQFQDLTSQLISRTVQRSAGLRELLSTLDSGNSIPHDGETEEIAGVLSEITERLQRQSIELKSLLRKTVNQQHLDSGDIELF